Part of the bacterium genome, TGTCGACAATTGCCCGGATTTCCCGAATCCTCTCCAAATTGACGGTGACAGTGATGGGCTTGGAGATGGATGTGACAATTGCGCAGTTGTTGCCAATCCGCTGCAGGAAGATGTAGATGCCGATGGCTACGGTGACGCCTGTGATGCGTGTACCGACACAGATGGCGACGGCTTTGCTAATCCCGGATATTCCGCCAGCACATGCACGCTCGACAAGTGCCCGGCTATCTACGATCCGACAAACTTGGATGCGGATAACGATGGACGCGGCGACCCATGCGACAACTGCCCGAACACCTCAAATCCTGATCAACAAGACGCCAACGGCAACGGCATCGGCGATGCCTGCGACTACATCTGCGGCGACGCCGATGGGTCAGGCGGAGTCTCGATCTCGGACGCTGTGTTTCTTATTGGCCACATCTTTGGTGGCGGACCGGCGCCGGATCCTTTGGTTTCCGGTGATGTAAACTGCAGCGGCGGGGTCACCATTTCTGATGCAGTCTATTTAATCAGCTACATCTTCTCCGGCGGACCGGCGCCGTGCGCGAGCTGTCCGTAAGCAGGTTTCTAAACCACAGGATTCTACCAGAAGGAGGCGACAGCCTCCTTTTTTGTTGCTGACCGAGTTCAAATCATGAAGTTTAATACTTGGCCAAGCATGCCGCTTTCGCGAAGTTGATTGTCAAGAAAGTCGGCGGGAGAACCTCATTATGTTGCGTTCGATACTTCCAGGTCTACTGCTCTCTATCCTGCTCATTGCGGTGACTCCACGTTACGTTCAAACTCAAGAAAGTTCGGAGTTGAGATTGAGCACGCTGCCCGTGTTTTTCACGAAGAACGTCGGGCAGTGGGATAGTCGGGTTCTGTTCAAAGCAGATTGCAGGGGAATGATCGTCTGGTTGACAACGGAAGGGACATTCTATCAATTCGTTCGGGTAGGCAACTTCGGACCTAACGACAAGCTAAACCGACAAAAGCGCAGATTCACCAATGGTCCCGAAGATGTACGGGACACTGTCGAGCAGAATTCAGTCAAGACGACGATTGTGGGAAGCAACCGCTCGGCGACAGTCGCCGCGATGGGAGAGTTAAGTCATAAATCAAACTTCTTCATTGGAAACGACCCGGAAAAATGGCGAACCAACGTGCCGAGTTTCTCTTCCGTGGTCCTCCATGAAGTCTATCCGGGGATCGACTTAAAGTACTATTCGACTAGCGACGGCAAATTGGAGTATGACTTTGTCGTCCATCCGGGAGCAGATTATCAGCAGATCAAAATCCAGTATGAAGGCGCCGAATTGCTCACTATGGGACAAACCGGCGACATGCGAATCGATACTGAGTGGAATTTCCTTACCGAGCATGCGCCAAGAATTCATCAGGAAGTGAATGGCAAACGGCGACAGGTTTCCGGTTCTTTCAGGCTGGTGGATAAAAGGACCGTTTCGTTTGAGTTGGGTGATGATTATGATGCATCTCGGCCGGTCACTATCGATCCAACGATTGTTTACAGTACATTCCTTGGCGGTTCCGGTTTCGACGGTGGAAGTGCAATTGCAGTTGATGAAGCTGGTTCCGCGTATGTTGTTGGCGTCACCCATTCCACTGATTTCCCCAGCGTGGATTCGTCGCACTCCGGTCCGATGTGGGCAGATATCTTCGTAACCAAACTCACGCCCGACGGAAGCGCATTGGAGTATAGCACCTTAATCGGTGGAAACGATCAAGATGAATGCTATTCTGTCGCTGTGGACGATTTCGGCTGCGCCTACGCGTGTGGATGGACGTTTTCTCCGGATTTTCCTCTTCAGAACAGCTACCAGTCCGAATTGAAGTTCTTCGACGGAGTGTTCTTCAAACTCAACGCCACTGGAGATACCCTGATCTACTCAAGTTATTTTGGTGGTTCTGGTGTCGATGAGTTTCAGGATGTTGTTGTTGATGATTCGGGTCAAGTCTATCTGATTGGTTTGACCAGTTCGAGTAACATTCCCTTGTTGAATCCGTTCCAGTCTGCGATTTCAAGTTCGAATACCGGCGAAGCATTCATTATGAAGTTCTCGACGACCGGTAACGAACTACTATATGGCACCTATTTTGGCGGCAGTGATTGGGAATGGGGCGGCTTGATTGCCTTTGACGCTCAAAGGCAGATTCTCGTCGCTGGCGCAACGGAATCAGCGGACTTTCCAACCAAGAACCCGATTCAAGCATATACACGTGTTATGGATTCATATGT contains:
- a CDS encoding thrombospondin type 3 repeat-containing protein; the encoded protein is VDNCPDFPNPLQIDGDSDGLGDGCDNCAVVANPLQEDVDADGYGDACDACTDTDGDGFANPGYSASTCTLDKCPAIYDPTNLDADNDGRGDPCDNCPNTSNPDQQDANGNGIGDACDYICGDADGSGGVSISDAVFLIGHIFGGGPAPDPLVSGDVNCSGGVTISDAVYLISYIFSGGPAPCASCP
- a CDS encoding SBBP repeat-containing protein, which translates into the protein MLRSILPGLLLSILLIAVTPRYVQTQESSELRLSTLPVFFTKNVGQWDSRVLFKADCRGMIVWLTTEGTFYQFVRVGNFGPNDKLNRQKRRFTNGPEDVRDTVEQNSVKTTIVGSNRSATVAAMGELSHKSNFFIGNDPEKWRTNVPSFSSVVLHEVYPGIDLKYYSTSDGKLEYDFVVHPGADYQQIKIQYEGAELLTMGQTGDMRIDTEWNFLTEHAPRIHQEVNGKRRQVSGSFRLVDKRTVSFELGDDYDASRPVTIDPTIVYSTFLGGSGFDGGSAIAVDEAGSAYVVGVTHSTDFPSVDSSHSGPMWADIFVTKLTPDGSALEYSTLIGGNDQDECYSVAVDDFGCAYACGWTFSPDFPLQNSYQSELKFFDGVFFKLNATGDTLIYSSYFGGSGVDEFQDVVVDDSGQVYLIGLTSSSNIPLLNPFQSAISSSNTGEAFIMKFSTTGNELLYGTYFGGSDWEWGGLIAFDAQRQILVAGATESADFPTKNPIQAYTRVMDSYVAKFGENGDTLIYSTFIGGFNGDDKTFGLAVDSLGCAYIGGTTSSADFPVKNPFQPKYVGEDAFVTKISVNGDSIVYSTPIGGTGDDQGFDIALVGERSIITGWTMSTDFPIKDPYQTNGPPKLFVTELSPTGNSLEFSTLIGGIRNSWEQAYAVASDHNGNVYITGHTTSIDFPVLGPIQEYAGEFDVFVTKLKPEFQCGDIDASDEIVLSDIVYFVNYIFSNGRQPNPIVAADIDCSGQVTVSDVVYLITYVFSGGPAPCASCP